A DNA window from Luteolibacter luteus contains the following coding sequences:
- a CDS encoding sulfate ABC transporter substrate-binding protein, translated as MKARLIIPFALAALFALPGCGEKKSAGAGGVLELQNVSYDPTREFYEAVNKSFVKKWKDEGKGDIKITQSHGGSGKQARAVIDGQSADVVTLALAGDIDVIAREAKLLPADWQAKLPDNSSPYTSTIVFVVRKGNPKGIKDWGDLIKDGTQVITPNPKTSGGARWNYLAAWAWAEKQYGGDQEKVLEYITKLFKNVPVLDTGARGSTTTFAQREIGDVFLSWENEAYLIEKEFPGKTDIVYPSLSILAEPPVAVVEKNVEKHGTAEAAKAYLEFLYTDEAQTLAGENFYRPRKAEILAKFSSKLPTIPLVTVDKDFGGWAKAQATHFDDGGTFDKAYGAK; from the coding sequence ATGAAAGCACGTCTCATCATCCCCTTCGCCCTGGCTGCCCTGTTTGCACTGCCGGGTTGCGGCGAGAAGAAGTCGGCTGGTGCCGGCGGCGTTCTGGAGCTCCAGAATGTTTCCTATGACCCGACCCGCGAATTCTATGAAGCGGTGAACAAGTCCTTCGTGAAGAAGTGGAAGGATGAAGGGAAGGGGGACATCAAGATCACCCAATCCCACGGCGGCTCTGGAAAGCAGGCCCGTGCCGTGATCGATGGCCAATCCGCTGACGTTGTCACCTTGGCTCTCGCCGGTGACATTGATGTGATCGCCCGCGAAGCGAAGCTCCTGCCCGCCGATTGGCAGGCGAAGCTGCCGGACAACAGTTCTCCGTACACCTCCACGATCGTCTTTGTCGTCCGCAAGGGCAATCCGAAGGGAATCAAGGATTGGGGTGACCTGATCAAGGATGGCACCCAGGTGATCACTCCGAATCCGAAGACCTCCGGTGGTGCCCGCTGGAACTATCTGGCCGCATGGGCATGGGCGGAGAAGCAATACGGTGGCGACCAAGAGAAGGTGCTCGAATACATCACGAAGCTCTTCAAGAACGTGCCGGTGCTTGATACCGGTGCCCGCGGCTCCACCACCACCTTTGCCCAGCGCGAGATTGGCGACGTGTTCCTTTCCTGGGAAAATGAAGCTTATCTCATCGAGAAGGAATTCCCCGGCAAGACCGACATCGTTTATCCCTCGCTGAGCATCCTGGCCGAGCCGCCAGTGGCCGTGGTGGAGAAGAATGTGGAGAAGCACGGCACCGCTGAAGCAGCGAAGGCCTATCTGGAGTTCCTCTACACGGATGAAGCCCAGACCCTCGCCGGTGAAAACTTCTACCGTCCGCGGAAGGCCGAGATCCTGGCGAAGTTCAGCAGCAAGCTGCCGACCATCCCGCTGGTGACCGTGGACAAGGACTTCGGTGGCTGGGCGAAGGCGCAGGCGACCCACTTCGACGACGGCGGCACCTTCGACAAGGCCTACGGCGCGAAGTAA